Proteins co-encoded in one Haloarcula sp. DT43 genomic window:
- a CDS encoding chemotaxis protein CheW, with protein MAAQSATTGQVLEFQLGSETYCVSIDYVTEIVDIGELTSVPNAPPHVRGVMDLRGRTTSIVDPKVVFGIDEEGTEKRIIVFDPEIVEEQGAAGWLVDEVYQVVQVTPEQVDQSPANDAGSIRGVIKRDDSFVIWVDPAVVHAGD; from the coding sequence ATGGCAGCCCAGTCAGCCACCACCGGCCAGGTACTCGAGTTCCAGCTCGGTTCGGAGACGTACTGCGTGAGCATCGACTACGTGACCGAAATCGTCGACATCGGCGAACTCACGTCCGTCCCGAACGCCCCGCCACACGTTCGCGGCGTCATGGACCTCCGCGGGCGCACGACCTCGATTGTCGACCCCAAGGTCGTCTTCGGCATCGACGAGGAGGGCACGGAGAAGCGCATCATCGTGTTCGACCCGGAAATCGTCGAGGAACAGGGTGCGGCCGGCTGGCTCGTCGACGAGGTGTACCAGGTGGTGCAGGTCACGCCGGAGCAGGTCGACCAATCACCCGCGAACGACGCCGGCTCCATCCGGGGCGTCATCAAGCGAGATGACAGTTTCGTTATCTGGGTGGACCCCGCCGTCGTCCACGCTGGGGACTGA
- the cheB gene encoding chemotaxis-specific protein-glutamate methyltransferase CheB: MAGGVRAVVADDSHFMRSVISDILSDGNIDVVAQARDGEEAVSAVAEHRPDVVTMDVEMPVMNGIEATERIMAECPTPVLMLSAHTDENADVTFEALDKGAVDFFTKPGGEVSMEMSRLKDQLVEMVSSVAAVDVGTKSSAGTTTSGTTSSDGRDAETAPAAGGGSATSRRAADAPSTGTTYVENPTLVIGSSTGGPKMVEQVMANLPIEADLRVLIIQHMPEGFTGRFAERIDTRSDYEVREATDGARIGGGEGLVAAGDRHMVVKNYRNGRLRTKLTRDDPVNSVRPAVDVTMRTAAETIDDPLVGLILTGMGEDGADGIRRIKEAGGKTIAQDEATSAVYGMPKRAAETGCVDSVLPIDDIPDGIIDTITTEVT, encoded by the coding sequence ATGGCAGGCGGTGTCCGCGCCGTGGTCGCAGACGACTCTCACTTCATGCGGAGTGTCATCTCTGATATCCTCAGCGATGGCAACATCGACGTCGTCGCGCAGGCGCGCGACGGCGAGGAAGCGGTGTCGGCCGTCGCCGAACACCGGCCGGACGTCGTGACGATGGACGTCGAGATGCCGGTGATGAACGGCATCGAGGCGACGGAGCGCATCATGGCGGAGTGCCCGACGCCGGTACTGATGCTGTCGGCCCACACCGACGAGAACGCCGACGTGACCTTCGAGGCGCTCGACAAGGGGGCGGTCGACTTCTTCACCAAACCCGGCGGGGAGGTGTCGATGGAGATGTCCCGTCTGAAAGACCAGCTGGTCGAGATGGTCAGCTCCGTCGCGGCGGTCGACGTCGGCACGAAGAGCAGCGCCGGCACGACCACGAGCGGCACGACGAGCAGCGACGGGCGGGACGCAGAGACGGCTCCGGCAGCGGGCGGCGGTTCGGCCACGAGCCGGCGGGCGGCCGACGCGCCGTCGACCGGGACGACCTACGTCGAGAACCCCACGCTGGTCATCGGTTCGTCGACCGGCGGCCCGAAGATGGTCGAGCAGGTGATGGCGAACCTCCCTATCGAGGCGGACCTCCGGGTGCTCATCATCCAGCACATGCCGGAAGGGTTCACCGGTCGCTTCGCCGAGCGGATAGACACGCGAAGCGACTACGAGGTCCGGGAGGCCACCGACGGGGCGCGCATCGGCGGCGGCGAGGGGCTCGTCGCCGCCGGCGACCGACACATGGTGGTCAAGAACTACCGGAACGGCCGACTGCGGACGAAACTGACGCGGGACGACCCGGTCAACAGCGTCCGTCCGGCGGTCGACGTGACGATGCGGACGGCCGCGGAGACAATCGACGACCCGCTCGTTGGCCTCATCCTCACCGGAATGGGCGAGGACGGCGCGGACGGGATTCGGCGCATCAAGGAGGCCGGCGGCAAGACCATCGCACAGGACGAGGCCACGTCCGCGGTGTACGGCATGCCGAAGCGAGCCGCCGAGACGGGCTGTGTGGACTCCGTCCTGCCCATCGACGACATTCCGGACGGCATTATCGACACGATTACTACTGAGGTGACCTGA
- a CDS encoding chemotaxis protein CheD, translating to MKVYDGSQTESPAQSTPERIKVGIAEYKVTTEPALLTTSGLGSCIGIGIHDPRNAVAGLVHVMLPSAADIDGGNSAKFADTGVEALIEAMEDAGAATDTMEAKIAGGSDMLDFSENGSSIGSRNAEKVRETLDAFGVPVVGEDLGGDHGRSVKLEADTGNLIVKSANTDSITL from the coding sequence ATGAAAGTATACGACGGCAGCCAAACGGAGAGTCCCGCACAGAGTACGCCGGAGCGCATCAAAGTCGGCATCGCGGAGTACAAGGTCACGACGGAGCCGGCCCTGCTGACCACCAGCGGCTTGGGTTCCTGTATCGGTATCGGGATACACGACCCCCGCAACGCGGTCGCCGGACTCGTCCACGTGATGCTCCCGTCGGCGGCTGACATCGACGGCGGGAACTCCGCGAAGTTCGCGGACACGGGCGTCGAAGCGCTCATCGAGGCCATGGAGGACGCCGGCGCGGCGACGGACACGATGGAGGCCAAAATCGCCGGCGGGAGCGACATGCTCGACTTCTCCGAGAACGGGTCCTCTATCGGCTCGCGCAACGCCGAGAAAGTCCGTGAGACACTCGACGCGTTCGGCGTCCCAGTCGTCGGCGAGGACCTCGGCGGCGACCACGGCCGGTCGGTCAAGCTCGAAGCCGACACCGGCAACCTCATTGTCAAAAGCGCGAACACAGACTCGATAACGCTGTGA
- a CDS encoding DUF7521 family protein: MIELLYAISTLVFVVAGLTMVGMAMRAYVQTSRQAMLHLSVGFSLAIAGAAATMISAFINDFEGVRSLLLVNSGLTTFGYLFVMYSLVTYE, encoded by the coding sequence ATGATAGAACTTCTCTACGCCATCTCGACGCTGGTGTTCGTCGTGGCCGGACTGACAATGGTCGGGATGGCCATGCGGGCGTACGTGCAGACATCCCGGCAGGCGATGCTCCACCTCTCGGTCGGGTTCTCGCTGGCTATCGCGGGCGCGGCCGCGACGATGATTAGCGCGTTCATCAACGACTTCGAGGGCGTGCGGTCGCTGCTGCTGGTCAACAGCGGTTTGACGACTTTCGGATATCTCTTTGTCATGTACAGTCTGGTCACCTACGAGTGA
- the cheA gene encoding chemotaxis protein CheA has protein sequence MDDQYLDAFIRESEEAITELNNSLLELESDPSDTEAMDSIFRTAHTLKGNFGAMGFDNAANLAHAMEDLLDEMRQGEMEVTPDLMDLVFAGVDQIEVIVGEIEEHGESETETDEMVEELRAVLEEGAAAGEADATADDDSGGDDSLATAASAADADIDADAFDERVLQAEISVGESEMLGVDSMLAVEAIEERFDVLDSSPSRADIEDGEFEDTFVLYLDGPDAATVDAELGTTGKVERFDVTDVTDDLVSGGDADGGDSGAGGDASADPDPGAEEEHSVDEIKSVRVDVDQLDDLHGLVEQLVTSRIKLRRGVEQNNLDSTSETLNELDKITANLQNTVMDMRLIPLKKVVGKFPRLVRDLARELDKDIQFEIEGEDIELDRTILTEISDPLMHILRNAVDHGIEPPEEREQAGKPRTGHITLRASRERDHVIIEVEDDGAGLDVEGIREKAIEKGVRSPEELDAMDDSSIYDLVFHPGFSTADEVTDTSGRGVGMDVVHDTVSQLDGSVNVDSEPGEGTTVSLRLPVTMAIVKVLFVKVGGEEYGVPIKNVDEITGTEEAKQVNGQEVIKHNDEIYPVIHLDDTFDIEGETANGDGMLVRIRESERQVALHCDSVNSQEEVVVKPLEGILSGTPGLSGTAVLGDGNIVHILDVVTL, from the coding sequence ATGGACGACCAGTATCTGGATGCATTCATCCGTGAAAGCGAAGAAGCGATTACCGAACTCAACAACTCGCTGCTCGAACTCGAATCCGACCCCTCCGACACGGAGGCGATGGACTCGATATTCCGGACGGCCCACACGCTGAAGGGCAACTTCGGCGCGATGGGCTTCGACAACGCGGCGAACCTCGCACACGCGATGGAGGACCTCCTCGACGAGATGCGCCAGGGCGAGATGGAGGTCACGCCGGACCTGATGGACCTCGTCTTCGCCGGCGTCGACCAGATAGAGGTCATCGTCGGGGAAATCGAGGAGCACGGTGAGTCGGAGACGGAGACCGACGAGATGGTCGAGGAGCTCCGGGCGGTCCTCGAAGAGGGGGCCGCCGCGGGCGAGGCCGATGCGACGGCCGACGACGACTCGGGCGGCGACGACTCGCTCGCCACGGCCGCCAGCGCCGCCGACGCCGACATCGACGCCGACGCGTTCGACGAGCGGGTCCTGCAGGCCGAAATCAGCGTCGGGGAGTCGGAGATGCTCGGCGTCGACTCGATGCTTGCCGTCGAGGCCATCGAGGAGCGGTTCGACGTCCTCGATTCGAGCCCGAGCCGCGCCGACATCGAGGACGGCGAGTTCGAGGACACGTTCGTCCTGTATCTCGACGGCCCCGACGCGGCGACCGTCGACGCCGAACTGGGGACGACCGGCAAGGTCGAGCGCTTCGACGTGACCGACGTGACCGACGACCTGGTGAGCGGCGGCGACGCCGACGGCGGCGACAGCGGTGCCGGCGGGGACGCGAGCGCGGACCCCGACCCTGGGGCGGAAGAGGAACACAGCGTCGACGAAATCAAGTCCGTCCGGGTCGACGTCGACCAGCTCGACGACCTCCACGGGCTCGTCGAGCAACTGGTCACCAGCCGCATCAAGCTCCGCCGGGGCGTCGAGCAGAACAACCTCGACTCGACCAGCGAGACGCTGAACGAGCTGGACAAGATTACGGCGAACCTCCAGAACACGGTGATGGACATGCGGCTCATCCCGCTGAAGAAGGTCGTCGGGAAGTTCCCGCGGCTGGTCCGGGACCTCGCGCGCGAACTCGACAAGGACATCCAGTTCGAAATCGAGGGCGAGGACATCGAGCTCGACCGGACCATCCTCACGGAGATTTCCGACCCGCTGATGCACATCCTGCGCAACGCGGTCGACCACGGCATCGAGCCGCCAGAGGAGCGCGAACAGGCGGGCAAGCCACGCACCGGCCACATCACGCTCCGGGCCTCCCGCGAGCGCGACCACGTCATCATCGAGGTCGAGGACGACGGGGCCGGACTCGACGTGGAGGGCATCAGGGAGAAGGCCATCGAGAAGGGCGTCCGCTCGCCCGAGGAGCTGGACGCGATGGACGACTCCTCGATATACGACCTCGTGTTCCACCCCGGCTTCTCGACGGCCGACGAGGTGACAGACACGAGCGGTCGCGGGGTCGGCATGGACGTGGTCCACGACACGGTCTCCCAGCTCGACGGGTCGGTCAACGTCGACTCCGAGCCCGGCGAGGGGACCACCGTCTCCCTGCGCCTGCCGGTGACGATGGCCATCGTCAAGGTGCTGTTCGTCAAGGTCGGCGGCGAGGAGTACGGCGTCCCCATCAAGAACGTCGACGAGATTACGGGGACCGAGGAGGCGAAACAGGTCAACGGCCAGGAGGTCATCAAGCACAACGACGAGATATACCCGGTCATCCACCTCGACGACACCTTCGACATCGAGGGCGAGACGGCGAACGGCGACGGGATGCTCGTCCGCATCCGCGAGTCCGAGCGCCAGGTCGCGCTCCACTGTGATTCGGTCAACAGCCAGGAGGAAGTCGTCGTCAAGCCCCTGGAGGGCATCCTCTCGGGCACGCCCGGCCTCTCCGGGACGGCCGTGCTCGGCGACGGCAACATCGTCCACATCCTCGACGTGGTGACCCTATGA
- a CDS encoding flagellin: MGFSVSGSAAIIFVAAFIGFGMFYSAAANGFERVNDAREDQRDRLLDQQNTDISVASATWNASGNENLVVTVDNTGSETLSVAATDLLVDNEYRTGYATTVDGDGSTDVWAPQERLTMTVTSLNSRPDRVKVVTENGIAGTAVVS; this comes from the coding sequence ATGGGATTCAGCGTTAGCGGCTCGGCGGCCATCATCTTCGTGGCCGCCTTCATCGGCTTCGGGATGTTCTACTCGGCGGCCGCCAACGGCTTCGAGCGCGTCAACGACGCCCGCGAGGACCAGCGCGACCGGCTGCTCGACCAGCAGAACACCGACATCTCGGTTGCGTCGGCGACGTGGAACGCCAGCGGCAACGAGAACCTCGTCGTGACCGTCGACAACACCGGGTCCGAGACGCTGTCGGTCGCGGCGACTGACCTGCTTGTCGACAACGAGTACCGCACCGGCTACGCCACGACCGTCGACGGCGACGGGTCGACGGACGTCTGGGCCCCACAGGAGCGGCTGACGATGACCGTCACCTCGCTCAACAGCCGGCCCGACCGGGTGAAAGTCGTCACGGAGAACGGCATCGCCGGGACGGCGGTGGTGAGCTAG
- a CDS encoding RAD55 family ATPase: MIEQTKTGIEGLDDILNGGIVKNSTTLVSGNPGAGKSILCLQYIYNGVEQFDEKGIYLSFEEDESDLREAAESIGFENWQEHVDNGDIKVYDKQVLLRENDFTSSLDILLEELEDGDYDRLVLDSLAMFELFFEDEKEKRTYLLKFTDILSDSGLTTLMTNEQGAVFPDTEIGLENYLTDGNIYLIQTPTDTGVNRYVWVAKMRKQNIETDIYPMEIDRGGIDVHQNASAFSMMSEEESPI; encoded by the coding sequence ATGATTGAGCAAACCAAGACGGGGATTGAGGGCCTCGACGACATTCTAAACGGCGGTATCGTGAAGAACTCGACGACACTGGTCAGCGGCAACCCCGGTGCCGGGAAATCCATCCTCTGTCTCCAGTACATCTACAACGGCGTCGAACAGTTCGACGAGAAGGGTATCTACCTCTCGTTCGAGGAAGACGAGTCGGACCTCCGGGAGGCCGCCGAGTCCATCGGCTTCGAAAACTGGCAGGAACACGTCGACAACGGCGACATCAAGGTGTACGACAAGCAGGTGCTCCTGCGTGAGAACGACTTCACCTCCTCGCTGGATATCCTGCTCGAAGAGCTCGAGGACGGCGACTACGACCGGCTCGTGCTGGACTCGCTCGCCATGTTCGAACTGTTCTTCGAGGACGAGAAGGAGAAACGGACCTACCTCCTGAAGTTCACCGACATCCTCAGCGACAGCGGCCTCACGACGCTGATGACCAACGAGCAGGGGGCCGTCTTCCCGGACACCGAAATCGGGCTGGAGAACTACCTCACCGACGGCAACATCTACCTCATCCAGACGCCAACCGACACCGGCGTGAACCGGTACGTCTGGGTCGCCAAGATGCGAAAGCAGAACATCGAGACCGACATCTACCCGATGGAGATCGACCGGGGTGGCATCGACGTCCACCAGAACGCCAGCGCCTTCTCGATGATGAGCGAGGAAGAATCACCAATTTAG
- a CDS encoding chemotaxis protein CheC produces MNVDIQSLGTFNQLAHEGAEQATRSMGQMTGIDAVVDVTKITLLDRADVGEELADRDFVGVGFSFDGVLEGDTVLAFDVDSAGTITEEMMPGSGDDAAMARSCIEEVGNIMMSGFIDGWADYVGATIDHSPPEYIEGSGAEILPDAPEDGDHQQVFVFKSEIEWIDESVNFYIYMLPGYESLTEMMVEHVDTDGDAIPIDKLQTFNEMTTSGTQKAADNVEMMTGIPTESEVTQISFAPIEDVPKQIGTDTFVGTVVEFTGTPSGYLMVLFDEVSAINVAEAMMPIEMDGDELTDQHKAAIEELGNIMTSGFVDGWANVLQTSVEHTPPRVVHDMGRAIMDPLAAQVGQYQEHAFIIDSQMRTDDIEFQAEIHALPNEKELRAALDDLDVERATETDADVEQIFK; encoded by the coding sequence ATGAACGTCGATATTCAGTCGCTGGGCACGTTCAACCAACTCGCTCACGAGGGAGCGGAACAGGCCACGCGGTCGATGGGCCAAATGACGGGCATCGACGCCGTCGTCGACGTGACGAAGATAACGCTGCTCGACAGAGCGGACGTCGGCGAGGAGCTCGCCGACCGCGACTTCGTCGGCGTCGGGTTCTCCTTCGACGGCGTCCTCGAGGGGGACACCGTCCTCGCGTTCGACGTGGACAGCGCCGGGACGATAACCGAGGAGATGATGCCCGGCAGCGGCGACGACGCGGCGATGGCCCGTAGCTGCATCGAGGAGGTCGGCAACATCATGATGAGCGGGTTCATCGACGGCTGGGCCGACTACGTCGGCGCGACCATCGACCACTCGCCGCCGGAGTACATCGAGGGCTCCGGGGCCGAGATTCTCCCCGACGCACCCGAGGACGGCGACCATCAGCAGGTGTTCGTGTTCAAATCGGAGATAGAGTGGATAGACGAGTCGGTGAACTTCTACATCTACATGCTCCCCGGGTACGAGTCGCTCACGGAGATGATGGTGGAACACGTCGATACGGACGGCGACGCCATCCCCATCGACAAGCTCCAGACGTTCAACGAGATGACGACCAGCGGTACCCAGAAGGCCGCCGACAACGTCGAGATGATGACCGGCATCCCGACGGAGTCGGAGGTGACCCAGATTAGCTTCGCCCCCATCGAGGACGTGCCGAAACAGATAGGGACGGACACCTTCGTCGGGACGGTCGTCGAGTTCACCGGGACGCCGAGTGGCTACCTCATGGTGCTTTTCGACGAGGTCTCGGCCATCAACGTCGCGGAGGCGATGATGCCAATCGAGATGGACGGCGACGAGCTGACCGACCAGCACAAGGCCGCCATCGAGGAGCTGGGCAACATCATGACAAGCGGGTTCGTCGACGGCTGGGCGAACGTGCTCCAGACGTCCGTCGAGCACACGCCGCCCCGCGTCGTCCACGACATGGGGCGGGCGATAATGGACCCGCTGGCGGCCCAGGTCGGCCAGTACCAGGAGCACGCGTTCATCATCGACTCCCAGATGCGGACCGACGACATCGAGTTCCAGGCGGAGATTCACGCCCTGCCGAACGAGAAGGAACTGCGTGCCGCCCTCGACGATCTCGACGTCGAGCGGGCGACCGAGACTGACGCGGACGTCGAACAGATATTCAAATAA
- the cheY gene encoding chemotaxis protein CheY: MPDVLIADDSEFMRNLLREILEEDHEIVGEVENGVEAVEVFKEETPDLVMMDIVMPIRDGIEATDEIKSANPDANVIMCTSVGQEEKMKEAVKAGADGYITKPFQKPSVMEAIEDVVPS; encoded by the coding sequence ATGCCAGACGTACTGATCGCCGACGATTCAGAGTTTATGCGTAACCTCCTCCGCGAGATTCTCGAAGAAGATCACGAGATCGTCGGGGAGGTCGAAAACGGAGTCGAAGCAGTCGAAGTGTTCAAAGAAGAGACCCCGGACCTGGTGATGATGGACATCGTGATGCCCATCCGCGATGGCATCGAAGCCACGGACGAAATCAAATCCGCCAATCCCGACGCGAACGTCATCATGTGCACAAGCGTCGGCCAAGAAGAGAAGATGAAGGAGGCGGTGAAGGCGGGTGCGGACGGCTACATCACCAAACCGTTCCAGAAACCCAGCGTGATGGAGGCTATCGAGGACGTCGTCCCCTCATAG
- a CDS encoding FlaD/FlaE family flagellar protein: MSSLALVPLAPAVSPDLVGLAPALFVLLTGGLIGMSIKNMFDSILSDDEGGNANDGGDGDEMADGGGLMADDGGGGGDDLGGLGGLDDGGDDMGGFGDDEFGDMEDASGPDTDELEHRLDELENEVGSLSSTVNTVRTENESISESVEETEENVRKLLDIYEMVTRGVNPFADDVDAGMGGMGEGGGSFGLFDDDGSDDTEDDIDDDVANADAEGFFDEELTEGGDDMSMDDGGVDDMFPDDGDDMSMDDGGSFDEEFDDFDDAEDDMSMDDASTDDGDSDDGDSDDGDGGKSFAELKDEYESGDAEWAEGDESEEGADEAEDLLADDDEDLLADEEGDDGSGLEDDDLFDEVIEDDGLDDAAADPEPEPEPAVDDAAAEPEPAVDPEPEPDPEPEPAATEPETAAVGGDAGADSDTSSDTDTDAGSDADGDGKPYLSTMPEGFAADLIVVEWLEFLVQHSGYRETARAIDYYETIDWIDESVADQLKAYLRGFDDVNDTGDGLSIDHHTESLRYISQLDSDSGTDAVALSKLVGGGGSDGIQR, encoded by the coding sequence ATGAGTAGTCTCGCTCTCGTGCCGCTGGCTCCAGCCGTCTCGCCGGACCTGGTTGGACTGGCACCCGCCCTCTTCGTCTTGCTGACTGGCGGGTTGATCGGTATGAGCATCAAGAACATGTTCGACTCGATTCTGTCGGACGACGAGGGCGGGAACGCGAACGACGGCGGCGACGGCGACGAGATGGCCGACGGTGGCGGCCTGATGGCCGACGACGGCGGTGGCGGTGGTGACGACCTCGGCGGCCTCGGCGGCCTCGACGACGGCGGCGACGACATGGGCGGGTTCGGCGACGACGAGTTCGGCGACATGGAGGACGCGAGCGGGCCCGACACCGACGAACTGGAACACCGCCTCGACGAACTGGAAAACGAGGTCGGCAGTCTCTCCTCGACGGTCAACACGGTGCGGACGGAAAACGAGAGCATCTCCGAGTCTGTCGAGGAGACCGAGGAGAACGTCCGGAAACTGCTCGACATCTACGAGATGGTCACCCGCGGCGTCAACCCCTTCGCCGACGACGTCGACGCCGGCATGGGCGGCATGGGTGAGGGCGGCGGGTCCTTCGGGCTGTTCGACGACGACGGAAGCGACGACACCGAGGACGACATCGACGACGACGTCGCCAACGCCGACGCAGAGGGCTTTTTCGACGAGGAGCTCACGGAAGGCGGCGACGACATGTCGATGGACGACGGCGGCGTCGACGACATGTTCCCCGACGACGGCGACGACATGTCGATGGACGACGGCGGGTCGTTCGACGAGGAGTTCGACGACTTCGACGATGCGGAGGACGACATGAGCATGGACGACGCGAGTACTGACGACGGAGACAGCGACGACGGAGACAGCGACGACGGTGACGGCGGCAAGTCGTTCGCAGAGCTCAAAGACGAGTACGAGTCCGGCGACGCCGAGTGGGCCGAGGGCGACGAATCCGAAGAGGGGGCCGACGAGGCCGAAGACCTCCTGGCCGACGACGACGAGGACCTCTTGGCCGACGAGGAGGGGGACGACGGCAGCGGGCTGGAGGACGACGACCTCTTCGACGAGGTCATCGAGGACGACGGGCTCGACGACGCGGCGGCCGACCCGGAGCCCGAACCGGAGCCAGCCGTCGACGACGCGGCGGCCGAACCGGAACCGGCTGTCGACCCGGAACCCGAGCCCGACCCGGAGCCCGAACCCGCCGCGACGGAACCCGAGACGGCGGCGGTGGGCGGGGACGCTGGCGCTGACAGCGACACCAGTTCGGACACCGACACCGACGCCGGGTCGGACGCGGACGGCGACGGGAAGCCCTACCTGTCGACGATGCCCGAGGGGTTCGCGGCGGACCTCATCGTCGTCGAGTGGCTGGAGTTCCTGGTCCAGCACTCGGGCTACCGCGAGACCGCGCGCGCCATCGACTACTACGAGACTATCGACTGGATAGACGAGTCCGTCGCGGACCAACTCAAGGCGTACCTCCGCGGCTTCGACGACGTGAACGACACCGGGGATGGGTTGTCTATCGACCACCACACGGAGAGCCTGCGCTACATCTCACAGCTCGACAGTGACAGCGGCACCGACGCCGTCGCGCTCTCGAAACTGGTGGGTGGAGGTGGTTCCGATGGGATTCAGCGTTAG
- a CDS encoding DUF7500 family protein — MASGSDEPNPEDGKILSPEELDIADDEHVTEIDEGRYVVSSDVRTDDSYGNQVPSDSTPDPAPEPEPTPEPETPEFTDANVHAWLAEQMAESNSRYGFDVTAKFDGNVDQQQVVSNDIITAFESFMLWYGRQMDGSTSVEDVLGILLSESNVPVKHPPESFKRMVKSTGLSPDDSIADLVEAVEARDGATF; from the coding sequence ATGGCCTCGGGGTCAGACGAACCGAATCCGGAAGACGGGAAGATACTCTCCCCGGAGGAGCTAGACATCGCGGACGACGAGCACGTCACGGAGATAGACGAAGGCCGGTACGTCGTCTCCTCGGACGTGCGGACCGACGATTCGTACGGCAATCAGGTGCCGTCTGACTCCACGCCGGACCCGGCACCGGAACCGGAGCCGACTCCCGAACCGGAGACGCCCGAGTTCACCGACGCGAACGTCCACGCGTGGCTCGCCGAACAGATGGCCGAGTCGAACAGTCGCTACGGGTTCGACGTGACCGCGAAGTTCGACGGGAACGTCGACCAGCAACAGGTCGTCTCCAACGACATCATCACCGCCTTCGAGAGCTTCATGCTCTGGTACGGCCGGCAGATGGACGGGTCGACGTCGGTCGAAGACGTGCTCGGCATCCTGCTCTCGGAGTCGAACGTCCCGGTCAAACACCCGCCCGAGAGCTTCAAGCGGATGGTCAAGTCGACCGGCCTCTCACCAGACGACAGCATCGCGGACCTCGTCGAGGCTGTCGAGGCCCGCGACGGCGCGACGTTCTAG
- a CDS encoding archaellin/type IV pilin N-terminal domain-containing protein translates to MSEPNRRRERTARERRAQSSVGSIILLIAALLIAAATAGVLFEVVGGFQSDAATASDKSADRVIARAVVVGSTGHVNTTGETVDAVTLVVKRAEGGGNMDLNDVVVGTTIGSGAEAPVGSATEVSLTALADDDDSLARGVLNDDGDRAALRIDLAALTGVELRPSESGTIRLLSPDGATTRVRISVPSSLTGKTTVAV, encoded by the coding sequence GTGAGCGAACCGAACCGGCGACGGGAGCGAACGGCCAGGGAACGGCGGGCGCAAAGCTCCGTCGGGTCGATAATCCTCCTCATCGCGGCGCTGCTTATCGCCGCGGCGACGGCCGGGGTGCTGTTCGAGGTCGTCGGCGGCTTTCAATCGGACGCCGCGACAGCCAGCGACAAGAGCGCCGACCGGGTCATCGCGCGGGCCGTGGTCGTCGGGTCCACCGGCCACGTCAATACCACCGGCGAGACCGTCGACGCGGTGACGCTCGTCGTCAAGCGGGCGGAGGGGGGCGGAAACATGGACCTGAACGACGTCGTCGTCGGGACGACAATCGGCAGCGGGGCCGAGGCGCCAGTGGGCTCCGCGACCGAGGTTTCGCTTACCGCGCTCGCGGACGACGACGACTCGCTGGCGCGGGGGGTTCTGAACGACGACGGCGACCGGGCGGCGCTGCGAATCGACCTCGCGGCGCTGACGGGGGTCGAACTCCGGCCCAGCGAGAGCGGGACGATACGGTTGCTCTCGCCCGACGGCGCGACGACGAGAGTCCGAATCTCCGTCCCGTCGTCGCTCACCGGGAAGACGACGGTCGCCGTCTGA
- a CDS encoding ArsR/SmtB family transcription factor translates to MDSGEILQTLGNKYSAEILDATDEPVSAQELSDELGIPIATCYRRIDELTEHDLLELHDNILSDDRRRIKVYRRNVDEVRVDFDDELTIHIEERSEVTNKLDEAWRTLSER, encoded by the coding sequence ATGGATTCAGGGGAGATTCTTCAGACGCTTGGCAATAAATACAGCGCCGAAATCCTCGACGCGACGGACGAACCGGTCTCCGCACAGGAGCTCAGCGACGAACTCGGCATCCCCATCGCGACGTGTTACCGCCGAATCGACGAACTGACCGAACACGACCTGCTGGAACTCCACGACAACATCCTCTCCGACGACCGCCGGCGCATCAAGGTGTACCGGCGGAACGTCGACGAGGTCCGGGTCGACTTCGACGACGAACTGACCATCCACATCGAGGAACGGTCGGAAGTGACCAACAAACTCGACGAGGCGTGGCGAACCCTGTCCGAGCGATAA